In the Limanda limanda chromosome 1, fLimLim1.1, whole genome shotgun sequence genome, one interval contains:
- the pfkfb3 gene encoding 6-phosphofructo-2-kinase/fructose-2,6-bisphosphatase 3 isoform X1, translating to MPRELTQNRIQKIWVPTKDDKPAPRRAAGALHLAYTPTVIVMVGLPARGKTYMSKKLTRYLNWIGMPTKVFNVGEYRREAVKNYSSYDFFKSDNECAVKIRQQCALAALRDVKSYLKDEGGHVAVFDATNTTRDRRDMILKFGDENGFKIFFIESVCDDPSVIASNIMEVKVSCPDYRDCNKTDAMLDFQRRIECYKTSYQPLDPDQHDRDLSFIKVIDVGRRFLVNRIQDHIQSKIVYYLMNIHIQPRTIYLCRHGESTDNLEGRLGGDSGLSPRGRQFSAALSRFVEEQKLENLKVWTSQLCCSIQTAEHLGVQYEQWKALNEIDAGLCEELTYDEVKEKYPEEFALRDEDKYYYRYPAGESYQDLVQRVEPVIMELERQENVLVICHQAVMRCLLAYFLDKSADEMPYLRCPLHTVLKLTPVAYGCKVESISLNVEAVNTHRDRPEEVRRGPGTLIRRNSVTPLTSPESNIKKPRIDDLDEAPIQELPPSAASLALCSPSHLPLTLAGQTNHPPLSQSGFALSLPKNLRRSSSGRHDILQPCQ from the exons ATGCCCAGAGAGCTGACCCAGAACAGGATCCAAAAGATCTGGGTTCCCACCAAAGATGACAAGCCGGCCCCGCGGAGAG cagctggcgCTCTCCACCTGGCCTACACCCCCACCGTCATCGTGATGGTGGGCCTGCCGGCTCGAGGCAAAACGTACATGTCAAAGAAACTCACCCGCTACCTCAACTGGATCGGCATGCCTACCAAAG TCTTTAACGTCGGAGAGTACCGCAGGGAGGCGGTCAAGAACTACAGCTCCTATGACTTCTTCAAGTCGGATAATGAGTGTGCCGTGAAAATCAGGCA GCAGTGTGCCTTAGCAGCCTTGAGGGATGTCAAGTCCTATCTGAAGGACGAGGGAGGCCATGTAGCG GTCTTCGAtgccacaaacacaacaagggACAGACGAGACATGATCCTCAAGTTCGGCGATGAGAATGGCTTCAAG atttttttcatcgaGTCTGTTTGCGATGATCCCAGCGTCATCGCGTCCAACATCATG gaagtgaaggtgtCATGTCCAGACTACCGGGACTGCAACAAGACCGACGCCATGCTGGATTTCCAGAGGAGAATCGAGTGCTACAAAACCAGCTACCAACCCCTGGACCCCGATCAGCACGACAG GGATCTCTCCTTCATCAAGGTGATTGATGTCGGCCGGCGGTTCCTCGTCAACCGGATCCAAGATCACATCCAGAGCAAGATCGTCTACTACCTGATGAACATCCACATCCAGCCCCGCACCATCTACCTGTGTCGGCATGGAGAGAGCACCGACAACCTGGAGGGACGGCTCGGGGGGGACTCTGGCCTCTCGCCGCGGGGCAGACAG TTTTCCGCCGCCCTGAGCCGGTTTGTTGAGGAGCAGAAACTGGAGAATCTGAAGGTGTGGACCAGCCAGCTGTGTTGCAGCATCCAGACGGCCGAGCACCTTGGAGTCCAGTACGAACAGTGGAAGGCTCTTAATGAGATCGATGCC GGATTGTGTGAGGAGTTGACGTACGATGAGGTGAAGGAGAAATACCCAGAGGAGTTTGCTTTGAGAGATGAAGATAAATACTACTACCGCTATCCTGCCGGAGAG TCCTACCAGGACCTGGTCCAGCGGGTGGAGCCGGTCATCATGGAGCTGGAGAGGCAGGAGAACGTCCTGGTTATTTGCCACCAGGCCGTCATGCGCTGCCTGCTGGCCTACTTCCTGGATAAGAGCGCAG ATGAGATGCCCTACCTGAGATGCCCCCTGCACACGGTGCTGAAGCTCACCCCGGTCGCCTACGGGTGCAAAGTGGAGTCCATCTCTTTGAATGTGGAGGCAGTGAACACCCATAGAGACAGACCTGAG gaggtgaggaggggccCCGGCACCCTGATCAGGAGGAACAGCGTGACTCCCCTGACCAGCCCCGAGTCAAACATTAAGAAACCTCGAATCGATGACCTGGACGAGGCTCCGATCCAGGAGCTGCCTCCATCGGCCGCCTCACTGGCTCTCTGCAGCCCCTCCCACCTCCCTCTCACCTTGGCCGGACAG ACGAACCACCCTCCACTGTCTCAAAGTGGTTTCGCCCTTAGTCTTCCAAAG aacctgaggaggagcTCATCCGGCCGCCATGACATCCTGCAGCCCTGCCAATGA
- the pfkfb3 gene encoding 6-phosphofructo-2-kinase/fructose-2,6-bisphosphatase 3 isoform X3 gives MPRELTQNRIQKIWVPTKDDKPAPRRAAGALHLAYTPTVIVMVGLPARGKTYMSKKLTRYLNWIGMPTKVFNVGEYRREAVKNYSSYDFFKSDNECAVKIRQQCALAALRDVKSYLKDEGGHVAVFDATNTTRDRRDMILKFGDENGFKIFFIESVCDDPSVIASNIMEVKVSCPDYRDCNKTDAMLDFQRRIECYKTSYQPLDPDQHDRDLSFIKVIDVGRRFLVNRIQDHIQSKIVYYLMNIHIQPRTIYLCRHGESTDNLEGRLGGDSGLSPRGRQFSAALSRFVEEQKLENLKVWTSQLCCSIQTAEHLGVQYEQWKALNEIDAGLCEELTYDEVKEKYPEEFALRDEDKYYYRYPAGESYQDLVQRVEPVIMELERQENVLVICHQAVMRCLLAYFLDKSADEMPYLRCPLHTVLKLTPVAYGCKVESISLNVEAVNTHRDRPEEVRRGPGTLIRRNSVTPLTSPESNIKKPRIDDLDEAPIQELPPSAASLALCSPSHLPLTLAGQHWLGKVCLRTTLHCLKVVSPLVFQRT, from the exons ATGCCCAGAGAGCTGACCCAGAACAGGATCCAAAAGATCTGGGTTCCCACCAAAGATGACAAGCCGGCCCCGCGGAGAG cagctggcgCTCTCCACCTGGCCTACACCCCCACCGTCATCGTGATGGTGGGCCTGCCGGCTCGAGGCAAAACGTACATGTCAAAGAAACTCACCCGCTACCTCAACTGGATCGGCATGCCTACCAAAG TCTTTAACGTCGGAGAGTACCGCAGGGAGGCGGTCAAGAACTACAGCTCCTATGACTTCTTCAAGTCGGATAATGAGTGTGCCGTGAAAATCAGGCA GCAGTGTGCCTTAGCAGCCTTGAGGGATGTCAAGTCCTATCTGAAGGACGAGGGAGGCCATGTAGCG GTCTTCGAtgccacaaacacaacaagggACAGACGAGACATGATCCTCAAGTTCGGCGATGAGAATGGCTTCAAG atttttttcatcgaGTCTGTTTGCGATGATCCCAGCGTCATCGCGTCCAACATCATG gaagtgaaggtgtCATGTCCAGACTACCGGGACTGCAACAAGACCGACGCCATGCTGGATTTCCAGAGGAGAATCGAGTGCTACAAAACCAGCTACCAACCCCTGGACCCCGATCAGCACGACAG GGATCTCTCCTTCATCAAGGTGATTGATGTCGGCCGGCGGTTCCTCGTCAACCGGATCCAAGATCACATCCAGAGCAAGATCGTCTACTACCTGATGAACATCCACATCCAGCCCCGCACCATCTACCTGTGTCGGCATGGAGAGAGCACCGACAACCTGGAGGGACGGCTCGGGGGGGACTCTGGCCTCTCGCCGCGGGGCAGACAG TTTTCCGCCGCCCTGAGCCGGTTTGTTGAGGAGCAGAAACTGGAGAATCTGAAGGTGTGGACCAGCCAGCTGTGTTGCAGCATCCAGACGGCCGAGCACCTTGGAGTCCAGTACGAACAGTGGAAGGCTCTTAATGAGATCGATGCC GGATTGTGTGAGGAGTTGACGTACGATGAGGTGAAGGAGAAATACCCAGAGGAGTTTGCTTTGAGAGATGAAGATAAATACTACTACCGCTATCCTGCCGGAGAG TCCTACCAGGACCTGGTCCAGCGGGTGGAGCCGGTCATCATGGAGCTGGAGAGGCAGGAGAACGTCCTGGTTATTTGCCACCAGGCCGTCATGCGCTGCCTGCTGGCCTACTTCCTGGATAAGAGCGCAG ATGAGATGCCCTACCTGAGATGCCCCCTGCACACGGTGCTGAAGCTCACCCCGGTCGCCTACGGGTGCAAAGTGGAGTCCATCTCTTTGAATGTGGAGGCAGTGAACACCCATAGAGACAGACCTGAG gaggtgaggaggggccCCGGCACCCTGATCAGGAGGAACAGCGTGACTCCCCTGACCAGCCCCGAGTCAAACATTAAGAAACCTCGAATCGATGACCTGGACGAGGCTCCGATCCAGGAGCTGCCTCCATCGGCCGCCTCACTGGCTCTCTGCAGCCCCTCCCACCTCCCTCTCACCTTGGCCGGACAG CACTGGCTGGGTAAAGTCTGCCT ACGAACCACCCTCCACTGTCTCAAAGTGGTTTCGCCCTTAGTCTTCCAAAG aacctga
- the pfkfb3 gene encoding 6-phosphofructo-2-kinase/fructose-2,6-bisphosphatase 3 isoform X5: MPRELTQNRIQKIWVPTKDDKPAPRRAAGALHLAYTPTVIVMVGLPARGKTYMSKKLTRYLNWIGMPTKVFNVGEYRREAVKNYSSYDFFKSDNECAVKIRQQCALAALRDVKSYLKDEGGHVAVFDATNTTRDRRDMILKFGDENGFKIFFIESVCDDPSVIASNIMEVKVSCPDYRDCNKTDAMLDFQRRIECYKTSYQPLDPDQHDRDLSFIKVIDVGRRFLVNRIQDHIQSKIVYYLMNIHIQPRTIYLCRHGESTDNLEGRLGGDSGLSPRGRQFSAALSRFVEEQKLENLKVWTSQLCCSIQTAEHLGVQYEQWKALNEIDAGLCEELTYDEVKEKYPEEFALRDEDKYYYRYPAGESYQDLVQRVEPVIMELERQENVLVICHQAVMRCLLAYFLDKSADEMPYLRCPLHTVLKLTPVAYGCKVESISLNVEAVNTHRDRPEEVRRGPGTLIRRNSVTPLTSPESNIKKPRIDDLDEAPIQELPPSAASLALCSPSHLPLTLAGQHWLGKVCLT, translated from the exons ATGCCCAGAGAGCTGACCCAGAACAGGATCCAAAAGATCTGGGTTCCCACCAAAGATGACAAGCCGGCCCCGCGGAGAG cagctggcgCTCTCCACCTGGCCTACACCCCCACCGTCATCGTGATGGTGGGCCTGCCGGCTCGAGGCAAAACGTACATGTCAAAGAAACTCACCCGCTACCTCAACTGGATCGGCATGCCTACCAAAG TCTTTAACGTCGGAGAGTACCGCAGGGAGGCGGTCAAGAACTACAGCTCCTATGACTTCTTCAAGTCGGATAATGAGTGTGCCGTGAAAATCAGGCA GCAGTGTGCCTTAGCAGCCTTGAGGGATGTCAAGTCCTATCTGAAGGACGAGGGAGGCCATGTAGCG GTCTTCGAtgccacaaacacaacaagggACAGACGAGACATGATCCTCAAGTTCGGCGATGAGAATGGCTTCAAG atttttttcatcgaGTCTGTTTGCGATGATCCCAGCGTCATCGCGTCCAACATCATG gaagtgaaggtgtCATGTCCAGACTACCGGGACTGCAACAAGACCGACGCCATGCTGGATTTCCAGAGGAGAATCGAGTGCTACAAAACCAGCTACCAACCCCTGGACCCCGATCAGCACGACAG GGATCTCTCCTTCATCAAGGTGATTGATGTCGGCCGGCGGTTCCTCGTCAACCGGATCCAAGATCACATCCAGAGCAAGATCGTCTACTACCTGATGAACATCCACATCCAGCCCCGCACCATCTACCTGTGTCGGCATGGAGAGAGCACCGACAACCTGGAGGGACGGCTCGGGGGGGACTCTGGCCTCTCGCCGCGGGGCAGACAG TTTTCCGCCGCCCTGAGCCGGTTTGTTGAGGAGCAGAAACTGGAGAATCTGAAGGTGTGGACCAGCCAGCTGTGTTGCAGCATCCAGACGGCCGAGCACCTTGGAGTCCAGTACGAACAGTGGAAGGCTCTTAATGAGATCGATGCC GGATTGTGTGAGGAGTTGACGTACGATGAGGTGAAGGAGAAATACCCAGAGGAGTTTGCTTTGAGAGATGAAGATAAATACTACTACCGCTATCCTGCCGGAGAG TCCTACCAGGACCTGGTCCAGCGGGTGGAGCCGGTCATCATGGAGCTGGAGAGGCAGGAGAACGTCCTGGTTATTTGCCACCAGGCCGTCATGCGCTGCCTGCTGGCCTACTTCCTGGATAAGAGCGCAG ATGAGATGCCCTACCTGAGATGCCCCCTGCACACGGTGCTGAAGCTCACCCCGGTCGCCTACGGGTGCAAAGTGGAGTCCATCTCTTTGAATGTGGAGGCAGTGAACACCCATAGAGACAGACCTGAG gaggtgaggaggggccCCGGCACCCTGATCAGGAGGAACAGCGTGACTCCCCTGACCAGCCCCGAGTCAAACATTAAGAAACCTCGAATCGATGACCTGGACGAGGCTCCGATCCAGGAGCTGCCTCCATCGGCCGCCTCACTGGCTCTCTGCAGCCCCTCCCACCTCCCTCTCACCTTGGCCGGACAG CACTGGCTGGGTAAAGTCTGCCT aacctga
- the pfkfb3 gene encoding 6-phosphofructo-2-kinase/fructose-2,6-bisphosphatase 3 isoform X4 — MPRELTQNRIQKIWVPTKDDKPAPRRAAGALHLAYTPTVIVMVGLPARGKTYMSKKLTRYLNWIGMPTKVFNVGEYRREAVKNYSSYDFFKSDNECAVKIRQQCALAALRDVKSYLKDEGGHVAVFDATNTTRDRRDMILKFGDENGFKIFFIESVCDDPSVIASNIMEVKVSCPDYRDCNKTDAMLDFQRRIECYKTSYQPLDPDQHDRDLSFIKVIDVGRRFLVNRIQDHIQSKIVYYLMNIHIQPRTIYLCRHGESTDNLEGRLGGDSGLSPRGRQFSAALSRFVEEQKLENLKVWTSQLCCSIQTAEHLGVQYEQWKALNEIDAGLCEELTYDEVKEKYPEEFALRDEDKYYYRYPAGESYQDLVQRVEPVIMELERQENVLVICHQAVMRCLLAYFLDKSADEMPYLRCPLHTVLKLTPVAYGCKVESISLNVEAVNTHRDRPEEVRRGPGTLIRRNSVTPLTSPESNIKKPRIDDLDEAPIQELPPSAASLALCSPSHLPLTLAGQNLRRSSSGRHDILQPCQ; from the exons ATGCCCAGAGAGCTGACCCAGAACAGGATCCAAAAGATCTGGGTTCCCACCAAAGATGACAAGCCGGCCCCGCGGAGAG cagctggcgCTCTCCACCTGGCCTACACCCCCACCGTCATCGTGATGGTGGGCCTGCCGGCTCGAGGCAAAACGTACATGTCAAAGAAACTCACCCGCTACCTCAACTGGATCGGCATGCCTACCAAAG TCTTTAACGTCGGAGAGTACCGCAGGGAGGCGGTCAAGAACTACAGCTCCTATGACTTCTTCAAGTCGGATAATGAGTGTGCCGTGAAAATCAGGCA GCAGTGTGCCTTAGCAGCCTTGAGGGATGTCAAGTCCTATCTGAAGGACGAGGGAGGCCATGTAGCG GTCTTCGAtgccacaaacacaacaagggACAGACGAGACATGATCCTCAAGTTCGGCGATGAGAATGGCTTCAAG atttttttcatcgaGTCTGTTTGCGATGATCCCAGCGTCATCGCGTCCAACATCATG gaagtgaaggtgtCATGTCCAGACTACCGGGACTGCAACAAGACCGACGCCATGCTGGATTTCCAGAGGAGAATCGAGTGCTACAAAACCAGCTACCAACCCCTGGACCCCGATCAGCACGACAG GGATCTCTCCTTCATCAAGGTGATTGATGTCGGCCGGCGGTTCCTCGTCAACCGGATCCAAGATCACATCCAGAGCAAGATCGTCTACTACCTGATGAACATCCACATCCAGCCCCGCACCATCTACCTGTGTCGGCATGGAGAGAGCACCGACAACCTGGAGGGACGGCTCGGGGGGGACTCTGGCCTCTCGCCGCGGGGCAGACAG TTTTCCGCCGCCCTGAGCCGGTTTGTTGAGGAGCAGAAACTGGAGAATCTGAAGGTGTGGACCAGCCAGCTGTGTTGCAGCATCCAGACGGCCGAGCACCTTGGAGTCCAGTACGAACAGTGGAAGGCTCTTAATGAGATCGATGCC GGATTGTGTGAGGAGTTGACGTACGATGAGGTGAAGGAGAAATACCCAGAGGAGTTTGCTTTGAGAGATGAAGATAAATACTACTACCGCTATCCTGCCGGAGAG TCCTACCAGGACCTGGTCCAGCGGGTGGAGCCGGTCATCATGGAGCTGGAGAGGCAGGAGAACGTCCTGGTTATTTGCCACCAGGCCGTCATGCGCTGCCTGCTGGCCTACTTCCTGGATAAGAGCGCAG ATGAGATGCCCTACCTGAGATGCCCCCTGCACACGGTGCTGAAGCTCACCCCGGTCGCCTACGGGTGCAAAGTGGAGTCCATCTCTTTGAATGTGGAGGCAGTGAACACCCATAGAGACAGACCTGAG gaggtgaggaggggccCCGGCACCCTGATCAGGAGGAACAGCGTGACTCCCCTGACCAGCCCCGAGTCAAACATTAAGAAACCTCGAATCGATGACCTGGACGAGGCTCCGATCCAGGAGCTGCCTCCATCGGCCGCCTCACTGGCTCTCTGCAGCCCCTCCCACCTCCCTCTCACCTTGGCCGGACAG aacctgaggaggagcTCATCCGGCCGCCATGACATCCTGCAGCCCTGCCAATGA
- the rbm17 gene encoding splicing factor 45: MSLYDDLGVGASDTKTEGWSKNFKLLQSQLKVKKAALTQAKTQRMKQTIVLAPVIDLKRGGSSEERQILDTPPHVAAGLKDTVPSGFSSGDALIPLADEYDPIFPNDYEKVMKRHREERQRQREQERQKEIEEREKKRKDRHDGVAPTGFSRFPATEEDSDEDDEYEKERQKRTLGGAAIAPPSSLMDRDGSSSYSYEDEVRPARGSKAAIPPPMYEESERPRSPPGPTSSFLANMGGTVAHKIMQKYGFKEGQGLGKHEQGLSTALSVEKTSKRGGKIIIGDAAEKPGSSLLGVAETFAGGFSADPSKKSDANPLTEILKNPTKVVLLRNMVGRGEVDEDLEGETKEECEKYGKVIKCVIFEIAEVHDDAAVRIFLEFERVESAIKAVVDLNGRYFGGRIVKACFYNQDKFRVLDLGEQM, encoded by the exons ATGTCGCTGTATGATGATCTCGGCGTGGGGGCCAGCGACACCAAGACCGAAGGGTGGTCCAAGAACTTCAAGCTGCTTCAGTCCCAGCTGAAGGTGAAGAAGGCGGCTCTGACCCAGGCTAAG ACGCAGAGAATGAAGCAGACCATTGTCTTGGCTCCTGTCATTGACCTGAAGAGAGGAGGCTCCAGTGAGGAGCGACAGATCCTAGATACCCCCCCACACGTTGCTGCTGGACTCAAG GACACTGTGCCTAGTGGTTTCTCCTCCGGCGACGCGCTGATCCCGTTGGCGGACGAGTACGACCCTATATTCCCCAACGACTATGAGAAGGTGATGAAGCGACACAGGGAAGAACGACAGCGGCAGAGGGAGCAGGAGCGGCAGAAGGAAattgaggagagagaaaa GAAAAGGAAAGACAGGCATGATGGAGTAGCTCCAACCGGTTTCTCTCGTTTCCCGGCAACAGAGGAAGACTCAGACGAGGATGACGAGTACGAGAAAGAGCGGCAAAAGCGAA CTTTGGGTGGAGCAGCCATCgctcctccttcttcacttATGGACAGAGACG GCTCCTCTTCATACTCCTACGAGGATGAAGTTCGTCCTGCCAGAGGATCGAAGGCCGCAATTCCACCACCTATGTATGAGGAATCAGAGCGACCACGTTCTCCGCCCGGACCAACCAGCTCCTTCTTGGCCAACATGGG AGGTACGGTGGCCCATAAGATCATGCAGAAGTACGGCTTCAAAGAAGGCCAGGGCCTGGGGAAGCATGAGCAGGGCCTCAGCACGGCGCTGTCTGTGGAGAAGACCAGCAAGAGAGGCGGAAAGATCATCATAGGCGACGCTGCAGAAAAAC CAGGATCCAGTCTGTTAGGTGTTGCTGAGACTTTTGCCGGAGGCTTTTCAG CCGATCCTTCCAAGAAGTCAGATGCAAACCCGCTCACAGAGATCCTCAAAAACCCAACCAAAGTGGTTCTGCTGAGG AACATGGTGGGCCGAGGAGAAGTGGATGAAGACCTGGAGGGAGAGACGAAAGAAGAGTGCGAGAAATACGGCAAAGTGATCAAATGTGTCATATTCGAG ATTGCGGAGGTTCACGATGATGCGGCTGTCAGGATATTTCTGGAGTTTGAGAGGGTGGAGTCTGCCATCAAAG CTGTGGTTGATCTTAATGGACGTTACTTCGGCGGGCGAATCGTCAAAGCCTGCTTCTACAATCAAGACAAGTTTCGGGTTTTGGATCTCGGGGAGCAGATGTGA
- the pfkfb3 gene encoding 6-phosphofructo-2-kinase/fructose-2,6-bisphosphatase 3 isoform X2, with the protein MPRELTQNRIQKIWVPTKDDKPAPRRAGALHLAYTPTVIVMVGLPARGKTYMSKKLTRYLNWIGMPTKVFNVGEYRREAVKNYSSYDFFKSDNECAVKIRQQCALAALRDVKSYLKDEGGHVAVFDATNTTRDRRDMILKFGDENGFKIFFIESVCDDPSVIASNIMEVKVSCPDYRDCNKTDAMLDFQRRIECYKTSYQPLDPDQHDRDLSFIKVIDVGRRFLVNRIQDHIQSKIVYYLMNIHIQPRTIYLCRHGESTDNLEGRLGGDSGLSPRGRQFSAALSRFVEEQKLENLKVWTSQLCCSIQTAEHLGVQYEQWKALNEIDAGLCEELTYDEVKEKYPEEFALRDEDKYYYRYPAGESYQDLVQRVEPVIMELERQENVLVICHQAVMRCLLAYFLDKSADEMPYLRCPLHTVLKLTPVAYGCKVESISLNVEAVNTHRDRPEEVRRGPGTLIRRNSVTPLTSPESNIKKPRIDDLDEAPIQELPPSAASLALCSPSHLPLTLAGQTNHPPLSQSGFALSLPKNLRRSSSGRHDILQPCQ; encoded by the exons ATGCCCAGAGAGCTGACCCAGAACAGGATCCAAAAGATCTGGGTTCCCACCAAAGATGACAAGCCGGCCCCGCGGAGAG ctggcgCTCTCCACCTGGCCTACACCCCCACCGTCATCGTGATGGTGGGCCTGCCGGCTCGAGGCAAAACGTACATGTCAAAGAAACTCACCCGCTACCTCAACTGGATCGGCATGCCTACCAAAG TCTTTAACGTCGGAGAGTACCGCAGGGAGGCGGTCAAGAACTACAGCTCCTATGACTTCTTCAAGTCGGATAATGAGTGTGCCGTGAAAATCAGGCA GCAGTGTGCCTTAGCAGCCTTGAGGGATGTCAAGTCCTATCTGAAGGACGAGGGAGGCCATGTAGCG GTCTTCGAtgccacaaacacaacaagggACAGACGAGACATGATCCTCAAGTTCGGCGATGAGAATGGCTTCAAG atttttttcatcgaGTCTGTTTGCGATGATCCCAGCGTCATCGCGTCCAACATCATG gaagtgaaggtgtCATGTCCAGACTACCGGGACTGCAACAAGACCGACGCCATGCTGGATTTCCAGAGGAGAATCGAGTGCTACAAAACCAGCTACCAACCCCTGGACCCCGATCAGCACGACAG GGATCTCTCCTTCATCAAGGTGATTGATGTCGGCCGGCGGTTCCTCGTCAACCGGATCCAAGATCACATCCAGAGCAAGATCGTCTACTACCTGATGAACATCCACATCCAGCCCCGCACCATCTACCTGTGTCGGCATGGAGAGAGCACCGACAACCTGGAGGGACGGCTCGGGGGGGACTCTGGCCTCTCGCCGCGGGGCAGACAG TTTTCCGCCGCCCTGAGCCGGTTTGTTGAGGAGCAGAAACTGGAGAATCTGAAGGTGTGGACCAGCCAGCTGTGTTGCAGCATCCAGACGGCCGAGCACCTTGGAGTCCAGTACGAACAGTGGAAGGCTCTTAATGAGATCGATGCC GGATTGTGTGAGGAGTTGACGTACGATGAGGTGAAGGAGAAATACCCAGAGGAGTTTGCTTTGAGAGATGAAGATAAATACTACTACCGCTATCCTGCCGGAGAG TCCTACCAGGACCTGGTCCAGCGGGTGGAGCCGGTCATCATGGAGCTGGAGAGGCAGGAGAACGTCCTGGTTATTTGCCACCAGGCCGTCATGCGCTGCCTGCTGGCCTACTTCCTGGATAAGAGCGCAG ATGAGATGCCCTACCTGAGATGCCCCCTGCACACGGTGCTGAAGCTCACCCCGGTCGCCTACGGGTGCAAAGTGGAGTCCATCTCTTTGAATGTGGAGGCAGTGAACACCCATAGAGACAGACCTGAG gaggtgaggaggggccCCGGCACCCTGATCAGGAGGAACAGCGTGACTCCCCTGACCAGCCCCGAGTCAAACATTAAGAAACCTCGAATCGATGACCTGGACGAGGCTCCGATCCAGGAGCTGCCTCCATCGGCCGCCTCACTGGCTCTCTGCAGCCCCTCCCACCTCCCTCTCACCTTGGCCGGACAG ACGAACCACCCTCCACTGTCTCAAAGTGGTTTCGCCCTTAGTCTTCCAAAG aacctgaggaggagcTCATCCGGCCGCCATGACATCCTGCAGCCCTGCCAATGA